A window of Streptomyces puniciscabiei contains these coding sequences:
- a CDS encoding universal stress protein, translating into MDRDASEPRVVVGVDGSPSSYEALRWAVRYAGLLGAAVDAVAVWELPGLYGWSAPAVDLDVDEEETRQRMRTELTDVLGADAVGSVRSHVVHGNAADVLLRAAEGAAALVVGGRGRDGFAAALLGSVSQHVSQHASCPVVIVRAQRE; encoded by the coding sequence ATGGACAGGGATGCCTCCGAGCCCCGTGTGGTCGTCGGTGTCGACGGATCGCCGTCCTCGTACGAGGCGCTGCGCTGGGCCGTCCGGTACGCGGGCCTCCTCGGCGCAGCCGTGGACGCCGTCGCGGTGTGGGAGCTGCCGGGGCTGTACGGCTGGTCGGCGCCGGCTGTGGACCTGGACGTCGACGAGGAAGAGACCAGGCAGCGGATGCGGACGGAGCTGACCGATGTGCTCGGCGCGGACGCGGTCGGCTCGGTCCGCAGCCATGTGGTGCACGGCAACGCGGCCGACGTGCTGCTGCGGGCCGCAGAGGGAGCCGCGGCCCTGGTCGTCGGCGGCCGGGGCAGGGACGGGTTCGCCGCCGCCCTGCTCGGCTCGGTCAGCCAGCACGTCTCGCAGCACGCGAGCTGCCCGGTCGTGATCGTGCGCGCTCAGCGGGAGTGA
- a CDS encoding response regulator → MTETRTFTEQNPIRVFLVDDHEVVRRGLADLLDAEADISVAGDADTAEHALARGPALRPDVAVLDVRLPDGDGISVCRELRSRLPELACLMLTSFDDEDALLDAIMAGASGYVLKQIKGSDLVSAVRTVASGQSMLDPATTARLMRSLRTDPAQSPSAPPELATLSPRERDILALIGDGLTNREIAQRLYLSEKTVKNHISRMLAKLGVQRRVQAAVLASHLEPQSPGEHTD, encoded by the coding sequence ATGACCGAGACACGCACCTTCACGGAGCAGAACCCGATCCGGGTGTTCCTGGTGGACGACCACGAGGTCGTACGACGCGGCCTGGCCGACCTGCTCGACGCCGAAGCGGACATCTCCGTGGCCGGGGACGCGGACACCGCCGAGCACGCCCTCGCCCGCGGGCCCGCGCTGCGCCCGGACGTCGCCGTGCTCGACGTGCGGCTCCCGGACGGCGACGGCATCTCGGTCTGCCGGGAGCTGCGCAGCCGGCTGCCGGAGCTGGCATGTCTGATGCTGACCTCGTTCGACGACGAGGACGCCCTGCTGGACGCCATCATGGCCGGCGCCTCCGGCTATGTGCTCAAGCAGATCAAGGGCTCCGACCTCGTCTCCGCCGTGCGTACCGTCGCCTCGGGACAGTCCATGCTCGACCCCGCGACCACGGCCCGCCTCATGCGCTCGCTGCGCACCGACCCGGCGCAGAGCCCCTCGGCGCCACCCGAGCTGGCGACCCTGTCACCCCGCGAACGGGACATCCTCGCCCTGATCGGCGACGGTCTCACCAACAGAGAGATCGCCCAGCGGCTGTACCTGTCGGAGAAGACCGTCAAGAACCACATCTCACGCATGCTGGCGAAGCTGGGAGTCCAGCGCCGGGTCCAGGCCGCGGTCCTCGCGTCCCACCTGGAGCCACAGAGCCCCGGGGAGCACACGGACTGA
- a CDS encoding universal stress protein, protein MARTVTVGLDASPESRAAAEWAAREAALRDLPLKIVHVWEPVPEPMALAPPLGGESRQQWTEEVPRQAAEGLRLRHPGVEVITDRFTGNPAQALTEAADGAELMVLGSRGLGGIAGFMLGSVGLAVLAHAERPVVLVRAWEQAADEHKPDPAGIPSAATPFRPVVLGLDLGTPDETLLGFAFDAAARRGASLRVVHGWSRPPASFHRPSGAAGLYDELAHAQARALSELLRAWRLKFPDVEVIEASRCGSAAQVLVDASREACLVVVGRRVRTSPLGAHIGHVTHAVLHHVVAPVAVVPHD, encoded by the coding sequence ATGGCTCGAACGGTCACGGTGGGTCTCGACGCGTCGCCCGAGAGCCGGGCCGCCGCCGAATGGGCGGCGCGCGAAGCGGCGCTGCGCGATCTGCCGCTGAAGATCGTGCACGTCTGGGAGCCGGTGCCCGAACCCATGGCCCTGGCCCCGCCGCTCGGCGGCGAGAGCCGGCAGCAGTGGACCGAGGAGGTTCCCCGTCAGGCCGCCGAGGGTCTGCGGCTGCGCCATCCCGGTGTCGAGGTGATCACCGACCGGTTCACCGGGAATCCGGCCCAGGCCCTGACCGAGGCGGCGGACGGCGCCGAGCTGATGGTGCTGGGCTCGCGCGGCCTCGGCGGGATCGCCGGCTTCATGCTCGGCTCGGTCGGCCTGGCCGTCCTCGCCCACGCCGAGCGTCCCGTGGTGCTGGTCCGGGCCTGGGAGCAGGCCGCCGACGAGCACAAGCCGGACCCGGCGGGCATCCCCTCCGCCGCGACCCCCTTCCGGCCCGTCGTCCTCGGCCTCGACCTCGGCACCCCCGACGAGACGCTGCTCGGGTTCGCCTTCGACGCCGCCGCCCGGCGGGGCGCGTCCCTCCGGGTGGTGCACGGCTGGAGCCGGCCGCCCGCCTCCTTCCACCGCCCCTCCGGTGCCGCCGGGCTCTACGACGAGCTCGCCCACGCACAGGCCAGGGCGCTGTCCGAGTTGCTGCGCGCCTGGCGGCTGAAGTTCCCGGACGTGGAAGTGATCGAGGCGAGCCGGTGCGGCAGCGCCGCGCAGGTTCTCGTCGACGCCTCCCGCGAGGCCTGTCTGGTCGTCGTGGGCCGGCGTGTCCGCACCAGCCCGCTCGGCGCCCACATCGGCCACGTCACGCATGCCGTGCTGCACCACGTCGTGGCCCCGGTCGCCGTCGTTCCGCACGACTGA
- a CDS encoding universal stress protein: MNLPIVVGVDGSEPSLRAVDWAADEAVLRGASLRLVYASLWDRYEGALLAQELDKPLEEVMARDVVGTAQEQARRRRPEVTVTTDVLPEEPEQGLVRESGSALAVVLGCRGRSGMGEALLGSVSLAVAGHAHCPVIVLRGSDDNRSRTGIRGRIAVGVGEKPAGSAAVRFAVEEAALRGVPLEAVRAWRRPAPTTVGHPAARLQRQQAVELLEQALRDTPAEPRIDRRTVEGHARDALIAASREADLLVLGARRRHGHFGLPLGRVAHGVLHHAACPVAVVPEPA, from the coding sequence ATGAATCTTCCGATCGTCGTCGGCGTCGACGGTTCCGAGCCGAGCCTGCGGGCCGTCGACTGGGCGGCCGACGAGGCCGTCCTGCGAGGGGCCTCGCTCCGGCTGGTGTACGCCTCCCTGTGGGACCGCTACGAAGGCGCCCTGCTCGCGCAGGAACTCGACAAGCCGCTGGAGGAGGTGATGGCCCGGGACGTCGTCGGTACCGCCCAGGAGCAGGCCCGGCGCCGCCGGCCGGAGGTGACGGTCACCACCGACGTGCTGCCCGAGGAGCCGGAGCAGGGGCTCGTACGGGAGAGCGGCTCCGCCCTCGCCGTCGTGCTGGGGTGTCGCGGCCGCAGCGGCATGGGCGAGGCGCTGCTGGGTTCCGTCAGCCTCGCGGTCGCCGGGCACGCGCACTGCCCGGTGATCGTGCTCCGCGGCAGCGACGACAACCGGTCCCGCACCGGGATCCGGGGACGGATCGCGGTGGGGGTGGGCGAGAAGCCGGCCGGCTCGGCCGCCGTACGGTTCGCCGTCGAGGAGGCCGCCCTGCGGGGGGTGCCTCTGGAAGCGGTACGGGCCTGGCGGCGCCCCGCGCCCACGACCGTCGGCCACCCCGCGGCGCGGCTCCAGAGGCAGCAGGCCGTCGAGTTGCTGGAGCAGGCCCTGCGCGACACACCGGCCGAGCCGAGGATCGACCGCCGCACGGTCGAGGGCCACGCCCGGGACGCCCTGATCGCCGCCTCCCGCGAGGCCGACCTGCTCGTCCTGGGCGCCCGGCGCAGGCACGGTCACTTCGGCCTCCCGCTCGGCCGTGTCGCCCATGGTGTGCTGCACCACGCGGCCTGTCCGGTGGCCGTCGTACCGGAACCCGCCTGA
- a CDS encoding Rv1733c family protein yields the protein MNARPGPWRWRGNPLRRPEDVAEAWLVLAVWIVVVLAGAAAGVLTARAAGDVFAAQRAHRHPVRAVVLVDAPRATTEAWPAGGLVRAAVRWTAPDGTPRTADTLVDRGLKAGARVVVWQDDHGGLAPAKPTDPTEGAIEAGLFGTAAALAVAAPVFGAGALARLSLDRRRMARWDREWDRVEPHWGHRTG from the coding sequence ATGAACGCGCGGCCGGGGCCGTGGCGTTGGCGGGGCAATCCGCTGCGGCGACCCGAGGACGTCGCGGAGGCCTGGCTGGTCCTGGCGGTCTGGATCGTGGTCGTGCTCGCAGGGGCCGCCGCGGGGGTGCTCACGGCACGGGCCGCCGGTGATGTGTTCGCGGCGCAGCGCGCCCACCGGCATCCCGTCCGTGCCGTAGTGCTCGTCGACGCACCGCGTGCCACCACCGAGGCCTGGCCGGCCGGCGGCCTGGTCCGGGCGGCGGTGCGCTGGACCGCGCCGGACGGCACTCCCCGTACCGCTGACACGCTGGTGGACCGCGGTCTGAAGGCCGGTGCCCGGGTGGTGGTCTGGCAGGACGACCACGGTGGCCTCGCTCCCGCGAAGCCGACGGACCCCACCGAGGGCGCCATCGAGGCCGGTCTGTTCGGCACGGCGGCCGCCCTGGCCGTCGCCGCCCCGGTGTTCGGGGCAGGAGCACTCGCACGGCTATCGCTCGACCGGCGCCGCATGGCCCGCTGGGACCGGGAGTGGGATCGGGTGGAGCCCCACTGGGGCCACCGGACGGGCTGA
- a CDS encoding STAS domain-containing protein, whose protein sequence is MSENDAARPAEHRTAPEVLAPHRAGGATVVSLHGEIDVLTVPALSRRLDALTTCPQPDLVLDLRPVTFIDCAGLGALRRARNRTLARQGRLRLITESAGFRRILRVTGLGDVFEVHTRLPQPPPGPAGGAA, encoded by the coding sequence ATGTCCGAGAACGACGCGGCACGCCCGGCAGAGCACCGCACCGCACCGGAAGTGCTCGCGCCCCACCGGGCCGGCGGAGCGACCGTCGTGTCCCTGCACGGCGAGATAGATGTGCTGACCGTCCCCGCGCTGTCGCGACGGCTCGACGCGCTCACCACCTGCCCGCAGCCCGACCTGGTGCTCGACCTGCGGCCGGTCACGTTCATCGACTGTGCCGGACTCGGGGCCCTGCGCCGTGCGCGCAACCGGACGCTGGCCCGGCAGGGCCGGCTGCGGCTGATCACCGAAAGCGCGGGCTTCCGGCGCATCCTGCGGGTCACGGGACTGGGGGACGTCTTCGAGGTGCACACGCGCCTCCCTCAGCCGCCGCCGGGGCCTGCGGGCGGAGCGGCGTGA
- a CDS encoding alcohol dehydrogenase catalytic domain-containing protein translates to MKGFVFHGPGQASWQDVPDPALKEPTDVIVKVGAVTICGSDLHILKGDVPDVRSGTVLGHEAVGEIVEAGSDVRTVRPGDRVLMSCITSCGRCRFCRDRSYGQCRGGGGWVLGHLIDGTQAQYVRVPYADLSVHPLPATVPSEDAVLFADIFPTSYEVGVLNGHVRPGDTVAIVGAGPVGLAAVTTARLFAPERIISVDLAAARLEAARRLGADAVADVREEPAQLVADLTEGLGADVVMEAVGVPESFELCTRMVRPGGHVANIGVHGKPATLHLEDLWIKNVTITTGLVDTYSTPTLLRMAAAGRLPTGQLVTHTFPLDHMEEAYDVFSGAAETGALKIVLGGERHAEVAVPAA, encoded by the coding sequence ATGAAGGGCTTCGTGTTCCACGGTCCGGGGCAGGCGTCCTGGCAGGACGTCCCGGACCCCGCTCTGAAGGAACCCACCGATGTCATCGTGAAGGTCGGCGCCGTGACCATCTGCGGGTCGGATCTGCACATCCTCAAGGGCGACGTTCCCGACGTGCGTTCCGGCACGGTGCTCGGGCACGAGGCGGTCGGCGAGATCGTCGAGGCAGGCAGCGACGTACGCACCGTACGGCCCGGGGACCGGGTGCTGATGTCCTGCATCACCTCGTGCGGCCGGTGCCGGTTCTGCCGGGACCGCTCGTACGGCCAGTGCCGGGGCGGCGGAGGCTGGGTCCTCGGCCACCTGATCGACGGCACGCAGGCCCAGTACGTCCGGGTCCCCTACGCCGACCTTTCCGTGCATCCGCTGCCCGCGACCGTGCCCAGCGAGGACGCCGTGCTGTTCGCGGACATCTTCCCGACCTCCTACGAGGTCGGTGTCCTGAACGGGCATGTGCGCCCCGGCGACACCGTCGCCATCGTCGGCGCCGGGCCCGTCGGACTCGCGGCCGTCACCACGGCGCGCCTGTTCGCCCCGGAACGGATCATCTCGGTCGACCTGGCCGCGGCCCGGCTGGAGGCCGCCCGGCGGCTCGGTGCCGACGCCGTCGCCGACGTCCGCGAGGAGCCCGCCCAGTTGGTCGCCGATCTGACCGAGGGGCTCGGCGCGGACGTGGTCATGGAGGCGGTCGGTGTCCCGGAGAGCTTCGAGTTGTGCACCCGCATGGTCCGGCCCGGCGGGCACGTGGCCAACATCGGCGTGCACGGCAAGCCCGCGACGCTGCACCTCGAAGACCTCTGGATCAAGAACGTGACCATCACGACCGGCCTTGTGGACACCTACTCCACGCCCACCCTGCTGCGGATGGCCGCCGCCGGCCGGCTGCCGACCGGGCAACTGGTCACCCACACCTTCCCGCTGGACCACATGGAGGAGGCCTACGACGTCTTCTCCGGGGCCGCCGAGACCGGCGCGCTCAAGATCGTGCTCGGCGGGGAGCGGCATGCGGAGGTGGCCGTTCCCGCGGCCTGA
- a CDS encoding GAF domain-containing protein, whose amino-acid sequence MKLDELLEELQARINAARGTQDRVQGLLEAVLSVGRELNLEQVLHSIVEAAAVLVDAEYAALGVIGPDGTRLSAFHTIGVTEQQIAAIGPYPEGHGILGELIRHPQPLRLGRIAEHVSSYGFPPGHPPMNSFLGVPIRVRDQVFGNLYLTEKRGSVEFDEEDESVLSTLAVAAGVAIDNARLYEDARLRERWQRANAEIGHSLMSGSDRAESLGLIAERAREISGSALAAVAMPMEGTKSLTVEIAVGVDAEAHRGLVLPMDASLMGLSYTATAPVTSDDVGHDLRINPEPPRFEGLGPAVAVPIGTGENGVRGVVLVAREVGRPVYLQKETELLQGFAAQAAIAMELADRRRDAQQIALLEDRDRIARDLHDLAIQRLFATGMTLQSAGRFIEHAEASERVLRAVDDLDETIKIIRSTIFGLRARTGTASSGLRARVVRAVGEATPVLGFAPSVRMEGLVDTDVPAEIADHVVAVLTESLTNIARHAHADRAQVVLTTDGREVRLRVSDNGVGIPSGGRRSGLLNMAERAENLGGRLEVTGPEEGGSALAWHVPLPTG is encoded by the coding sequence ATGAAGCTCGACGAGCTGCTGGAGGAGCTGCAGGCCCGGATCAACGCGGCCCGTGGCACACAGGACCGTGTCCAGGGTCTGCTGGAGGCGGTCCTCTCCGTCGGCCGGGAGCTGAACCTGGAGCAGGTGCTGCACTCCATCGTGGAGGCGGCCGCCGTGCTCGTGGACGCCGAGTACGCGGCGCTCGGCGTCATCGGTCCGGACGGCACACGGCTGTCCGCCTTCCACACGATCGGCGTCACCGAGCAGCAGATCGCCGCGATCGGCCCCTATCCGGAGGGGCACGGCATCCTCGGCGAGCTGATCCGGCACCCGCAGCCACTCCGGCTCGGCAGAATCGCCGAACACGTGTCCTCCTACGGCTTCCCGCCGGGCCACCCGCCCATGAACAGCTTCCTGGGCGTCCCGATCCGGGTCCGCGACCAGGTCTTCGGCAATCTCTATCTGACCGAGAAGCGCGGCAGCGTGGAGTTCGACGAGGAGGACGAGTCGGTGCTGTCCACGCTGGCGGTGGCCGCCGGTGTCGCCATCGACAACGCGCGCCTGTACGAGGACGCCCGGCTGCGCGAGCGGTGGCAGCGCGCGAACGCGGAGATCGGCCACAGCCTGATGTCCGGCAGCGACCGGGCCGAGTCCCTGGGTCTGATCGCCGAGCGAGCCCGGGAGATCTCGGGCTCCGCCCTGGCGGCGGTCGCCATGCCCATGGAGGGCACGAAGTCACTCACCGTGGAGATCGCCGTCGGAGTGGACGCGGAGGCGCACCGCGGACTGGTGCTGCCCATGGACGCGAGCCTCATGGGGCTGTCGTACACCGCGACCGCCCCGGTGACCAGCGACGACGTCGGCCATGACCTGCGGATCAACCCCGAGCCGCCGCGGTTCGAGGGGCTCGGCCCCGCCGTGGCCGTCCCGATCGGCACGGGCGAGAACGGAGTGCGCGGCGTGGTCCTGGTGGCCCGCGAAGTCGGCCGGCCGGTCTATCTCCAGAAGGAGACGGAGCTGCTGCAGGGATTCGCCGCCCAGGCCGCGATCGCGATGGAGCTCGCCGACCGCAGGCGGGACGCCCAGCAGATCGCGCTGCTGGAGGACCGCGACCGGATCGCCCGGGACCTGCACGACCTTGCCATCCAACGGCTGTTCGCCACCGGCATGACCCTGCAGAGCGCGGGCCGTTTCATCGAACATGCCGAGGCCTCCGAGCGGGTGCTGCGGGCCGTGGACGACCTCGACGAGACCATCAAGATCATCAGGTCGACGATCTTCGGGCTGCGAGCCCGCACCGGCACCGCCTCCAGCGGCCTGCGGGCGAGGGTCGTCCGGGCGGTCGGCGAGGCCACCCCCGTGCTGGGCTTCGCCCCCAGCGTTCGGATGGAAGGCCTGGTCGACACCGATGTGCCGGCGGAGATCGCCGACCATGTCGTGGCCGTGCTGACCGAGTCCCTCACCAACATCGCCCGGCACGCCCACGCCGACCGGGCCCAGGTGGTCCTCACGACCGACGGCCGGGAGGTGCGCCTGAGGGTCTCGGACAACGGCGTGGGCATCCCTTCCGGGGGCCGGCGCAGCGGACTGCTCAACATGGCCGAACGGGCGGAGAACCTCGGCGGCCGGCTCGAGGTGACCGGCCCCGAGGAAGGCGGTTCGGCACTGGCCTGGCACGTCCCGCTGCCCACCGGGTAG
- a CDS encoding Crp/Fnr family transcriptional regulator: MTSTTTVTAALEPVHRERLMCLAHEVSFEAGSRLFEEGRRADRFWIVRTGTVALDLHVPGRRSAVIETLGQGELVGWSWHFEPYLWHLGATAMSPVRAWEFDSGAVRSLCAADPEFGRAVAVWVGRVVAQRLHASRVRLLDLYAPYGSGGPM; this comes from the coding sequence ATGACTTCCACCACCACCGTGACCGCGGCTCTTGAGCCCGTGCACCGCGAACGGCTGATGTGCCTGGCCCACGAGGTCTCCTTCGAGGCGGGGTCCCGCCTGTTCGAGGAGGGCCGGCGCGCCGACCGGTTCTGGATCGTGCGTACCGGCACCGTCGCCCTCGACCTGCACGTGCCGGGCCGTCGGTCCGCCGTCATCGAGACCCTCGGGCAGGGCGAACTGGTCGGCTGGTCCTGGCACTTCGAGCCGTACCTCTGGCACCTGGGCGCCACGGCCATGAGCCCGGTGCGCGCCTGGGAGTTCGACTCCGGTGCCGTACGGTCGCTGTGCGCCGCGGATCCCGAGTTCGGCCGGGCGGTCGCCGTCTGGGTCGGGCGCGTGGTCGCTCAACGGCTGCATGCCTCCCGGGTCCGGCTGCTCGACCTCTACGCCCCCTACGGCAGCGGCGGTCCGATGTGA
- a CDS encoding DUF2231 domain-containing protein — protein sequence MTLINGLPAHVLFVHVVVVLIPLTALALVTAALWPRAARRLGVLLPVLAFVALASVPLTTHAGEWLERHVADDALVRRHTELGDGLLPWALGLFVLAAVVWWAGRRAPAEPGQGSGTRRSALPVRIVVGVLSLAVAVGAVVDVYRIGDSGAKAAWHDAYSKTATGPKDHSD from the coding sequence ATGACTCTGATCAACGGTCTGCCCGCCCATGTGCTGTTCGTCCATGTGGTCGTCGTGTTGATACCCCTCACCGCGCTGGCCCTGGTGACGGCCGCGCTCTGGCCGCGCGCCGCCCGGCGGCTGGGCGTCCTGCTCCCGGTGCTCGCCTTCGTCGCCCTGGCAAGCGTGCCGCTGACCACACACGCCGGTGAGTGGCTCGAACGGCATGTGGCCGATGACGCCCTGGTGCGCCGGCACACCGAGCTGGGCGACGGACTGCTGCCCTGGGCGCTGGGCCTCTTCGTGCTGGCGGCCGTCGTCTGGTGGGCGGGGCGGCGCGCTCCGGCGGAGCCCGGTCAGGGCAGCGGCACGCGTCGGTCCGCCCTTCCGGTGAGGATCGTCGTCGGAGTGCTCTCGCTGGCCGTCGCGGTCGGAGCGGTCGTGGACGTCTACCGGATCGGCGACTCCGGAGCGAAGGCCGCGTGGCACGACGCCTACTCGAAGACGGCGACGGGGCCGAAGGACCACAGCGACTGA
- a CDS encoding oxidoreductase C-terminal domain-containing protein: MRHAQQSRAHAESAPLPLDSSPPGWQLAGHVAPGAEPQVVDGDLDSRSFTAVYRREDVPVAVLSLNQPKLFNRLRRTLAPAAVPAG, from the coding sequence ATGCGCCATGCGCAACAATCGCGCGCGCACGCCGAGAGCGCGCCCCTGCCCCTTGACAGCAGTCCGCCGGGGTGGCAGCTCGCCGGGCACGTCGCTCCCGGCGCCGAGCCGCAGGTCGTCGACGGCGACCTCGACAGCCGTTCCTTCACCGCCGTCTACCGGCGCGAGGACGTGCCGGTCGCGGTGCTCTCCCTGAACCAGCCGAAGCTGTTCAACCGACTCCGCCGCACCCTCGCCCCCGCAGCCGTCCCCGCCGGCTGA
- the purU gene encoding formyltetrahydrofolate deformylase, whose translation MSPRPQPGREFVLTLSCPDRSGIVHAVTSFLVNHSGNILESQQFDDRLQDRFFMRMHFEVSHPATSLEELRTDFGPVADAYRISWQLHDVTTPTRTLIMVSKFGHCLNDLLFRQSTGSLNIEIPAIVSNHRDFEPLARTYGIPFHHVPVTRETKAEAEARLLELVGELDIDLVVLARYMQILSDDLCKRLDGRAINIHHSFLPSFKGARPYVQAHQRGVKLVGATAHYVTPDLDEGPIIEQDVVRVDHSHTPDELVAMGRDVEARVLARAVQWHSESRVLTNGNCTVVFR comes from the coding sequence ATGTCCCCTCGCCCGCAGCCCGGCCGCGAGTTCGTCCTCACCCTCTCGTGCCCCGACCGGTCCGGCATCGTCCACGCGGTCACCAGCTTTCTGGTGAACCACTCCGGCAACATCCTCGAGAGCCAGCAGTTCGACGACCGTCTGCAGGACCGCTTCTTCATGCGGATGCACTTCGAGGTCTCGCATCCGGCCACGTCACTGGAGGAGTTGCGCACCGACTTCGGCCCGGTCGCCGACGCCTACCGGATCAGCTGGCAGCTGCACGACGTGACAACCCCGACCCGCACCCTGATCATGGTGTCGAAGTTCGGCCACTGCCTGAACGACCTGCTCTTCCGCCAGTCCACGGGCTCGCTCAACATCGAGATCCCGGCGATCGTCTCCAACCACCGCGACTTCGAGCCGCTGGCCCGCACCTACGGCATCCCCTTCCACCATGTCCCGGTGACCCGGGAGACCAAGGCCGAGGCGGAGGCCCGGCTGCTGGAGCTCGTCGGCGAGCTCGACATCGACCTGGTGGTGCTCGCCCGCTACATGCAGATCCTCTCCGACGACCTGTGCAAGCGGCTCGACGGCCGGGCCATCAACATCCACCACTCCTTCCTGCCGAGCTTCAAGGGCGCCCGGCCGTACGTGCAGGCGCACCAGCGCGGCGTCAAGCTCGTCGGAGCCACCGCGCACTACGTCACGCCCGACCTCGACGAGGGCCCGATCATCGAGCAGGACGTCGTCCGCGTGGACCACTCCCACACCCCGGACGAGCTGGTCGCCATGGGCCGCGACGTCGAGGCCCGGGTCCTCGCGCGCGCCGTGCAGTGGCACAGCGAGAGCCGTGTGCTGACCAACGGCAACTGCACGGTCGTCTTCCGCTGA
- a CDS encoding IclR family transcriptional regulator, translated as MSNHTAEDETTAPAVSGVQSVDRAVSVLEILAHRGEAGVSEVAAEIDVHKSTAFRLLGALEARGLVEQAAERGKYRLGFGIVRLAGAVTGRLDITQQGREVCERLSEEIGETVNIAVLQEHYAVNLHQVRGPGAVGTHNWVGQLTPVHATSSGKILLAHLPATQRAQVLAASGLQRLTPHTLTSRTELEKNLTEARDRGYAVTLEELELGLHAMAAPIRSHQGEVVAALSASGPAYRFTAERMHELAPLLLKGAEEISHRMGYVG; from the coding sequence ATGAGCAACCACACCGCAGAGGACGAAACAACGGCTCCGGCCGTGAGCGGGGTGCAGTCCGTCGACCGTGCCGTCAGCGTCCTGGAGATCCTGGCGCATCGCGGGGAGGCGGGGGTCAGTGAGGTCGCCGCCGAGATCGACGTCCACAAGTCGACCGCGTTCCGCCTGCTCGGCGCGCTGGAGGCGCGCGGTCTGGTCGAGCAGGCGGCCGAGCGCGGCAAGTACCGGCTCGGTTTCGGAATCGTGCGCCTGGCCGGCGCGGTCACGGGCCGCCTCGACATCACCCAGCAGGGGCGGGAGGTCTGCGAGCGGCTCAGCGAGGAGATCGGCGAAACCGTCAACATCGCCGTCCTGCAGGAGCACTACGCCGTCAACCTCCACCAGGTGCGCGGCCCCGGCGCCGTAGGCACCCACAACTGGGTCGGGCAGCTCACCCCGGTGCATGCCACGTCCAGCGGCAAGATCCTGCTCGCACACCTGCCGGCGACACAGCGCGCCCAGGTGCTCGCCGCCTCCGGACTGCAGAGGCTCACGCCGCACACCCTGACCTCGCGGACCGAGCTCGAGAAGAACCTCACCGAGGCGCGGGACCGCGGGTATGCGGTGACGCTGGAGGAACTCGAACTCGGACTGCACGCCATGGCGGCCCCGATCCGCTCGCACCAAGGCGAGGTCGTGGCCGCCCTCAGCGCCTCCGGCCCCGCGTACCGCTTCACCGCGGAGCGCATGCACGAGCTGGCACCCCTGCTGCTCAAGGGCGCGGAGGAGATCAGCCACCGGATGGGGTACGTGGGCTGA
- a CDS encoding sarcosine oxidase subunit gamma: MADTAPTARQRSPLADAAHRLAAATRASRGAIRLAELPCLAQVNVRLDAKGPAADAVGLALGLQLPLEPNTVVHAGDMTAVWLGPDEWLVVGLPGAERDLESRIRSAAGDEPVAVTDVSAQRTTLLVGGPRARDLLAHGCALDLHPRAFGPGRCAQTTLARTQVVLVARDEPRAGFWILVRSSFAGYLVDWLLDAAVEYR; this comes from the coding sequence ATGGCTGACACCGCCCCGACCGCACGGCAGCGCAGCCCCCTGGCCGACGCCGCCCACCGCCTGGCCGCCGCGACCCGCGCCTCCCGGGGCGCGATCCGGCTGGCCGAACTCCCCTGCCTGGCCCAGGTGAACGTCCGCCTCGACGCCAAGGGCCCGGCGGCGGACGCCGTCGGACTCGCCCTGGGACTCCAACTGCCCCTGGAACCCAACACCGTCGTGCACGCGGGGGACATGACCGCGGTGTGGCTCGGCCCGGACGAATGGCTCGTGGTGGGCCTGCCCGGCGCCGAGCGGGACCTGGAGAGCCGGATCCGCTCGGCGGCGGGAGACGAACCGGTCGCCGTCACCGACGTGTCCGCCCAGCGCACCACGCTCCTGGTCGGCGGCCCCCGCGCCCGCGACCTGCTGGCCCACGGCTGCGCACTGGACCTGCACCCGCGCGCCTTCGGCCCCGGCCGCTGCGCCCAGACCACGCTGGCCCGCACCCAGGTCGTCCTGGTGGCCCGCGACGAGCCCAGGGCCGGCTTCTGGATACTGGTGCGCTCCTCCTTCGCCGGCTACCTGGTGGACTGGCTGCTGGACGCGGCCGTCGAATACCGGTGA